One genomic segment of Zerene cesonia ecotype Mississippi chromosome 27, Zerene_cesonia_1.1, whole genome shotgun sequence includes these proteins:
- the LOC119837358 gene encoding vacuolar-sorting protein SNF8 produces the protein MRRRAGVGAIQKQQLERDKYKEKGTEIQENQFLQMQKQLEVFRENLEEFATKHKNEIKKNAQFRRQFQEMCAAIGVDPLASGKGFWSVLGIGDFYYELGVQIVEACLATNYKNGGLITLEELRTRLIASRGKAKKHQDITNEDLLAAVKKLKIFGNGFTVISIGKGKWLVQSIPGELNLDQTLVLQKASSLGTAWISISMLTSDLGWNETRAENAVNHMVKEGLAWVDTQDPKETLFWFPSMFSDCVAAS, from the exons ATGCGGCGGCGAGCCGGCGTTGGTGCTATACAAAAGCAACAATTGGAGCGCGATAAATACAAGGAAAAAGGCACGGAGATACAAGAAAATCAATTTCTGCAAATGCAAAAGCAGTTGGAAGTCTTTAGAGAGAACCTTGAAGAGTTTGCAACGAAGCACAAAAATGAGATAAAGAAAAATGCGCAATTCAGGAGGCAATTTCAAGAAATGTGCGCCGCTATTGGTGTTGATCCCTTAGCATCTGGAAAAGGGTTTTGGTCTGTGCTCG gtATTGGAGACTTTTACTATGAACTTGGAGTCCAAATTGTGGAAGCATGCCTAGCAACTAATTATAAGAATGGTGGACTAATTACATTGGAGGAACTGAGAACCAGACTGATCGCATCACGGGGAAAGGCAAAGAAACACCAGGATATAACTAATGAGGATCTGTTGGCAGCTGTCAAGAAGCTTAAGATCTTTGGGAATGG tttcacTGTGATATCAATAGGAAAGGGTAAATGGTTGGTGCAGTCAATACCTGGTGAGCTAAATCTAGACCAAACGCTAGTTCTGCAGAAAGCAAGTTCATTAGGCACAGCTTGGATTTCCATTAGCATGCTTACTAGCGATTTAGG GTGGAACGAAACAAGGGCAGAAAATGCTGTTAACCACATGGTGAAGGAAGGTCTTGCATGGGTCGACACTCAAGATCCCAAGGAAACCCTGTTCTGGTTCCCGAGCATGTTCTCTGATTGTGTTGCTGCTTCATAA
- the LOC119837427 gene encoding putative leucine-rich repeat-containing protein DDB_G0290503, with product MESNTVEALQSELDFYRQNQSVVEQEIRKLITDNQKLSQQVGSLLKEKLECTQQCFDNDLSREVEELKRQVALLTKERDSLHVLWQTSQKTIEALDTELKAYQHYDNRLGKQLNYKDENRDLELKLETALADYVELESKYKKIISERNFLETELKNKEKEIATYKEKCSNLEVSLENQRKTLDELKINSIAERKNNEDIKNQLATCQKNCIEHVKKETEAKAKVAEALQLFDTVNVQKNEAMRKVSVLTEELTKVKQSLAAVKRDVEMDYKTELDEIKDKYNEKVSDMLGHVRNLDMELVEKGLLLNKALREIKILQAANESIVEQQNENAKTIDPKLAVAEQKLDAVFQELVTSERRNIQLVCEKQGLAMDIQRIQDAYARETKRRDWEEKLLKTQCSELKLQVEHLQKSLNETHEMVNKLQSMMSSRTELSEKMVSTKEEELTELNKHLENQMELNKKWRESYVDMNEKLKKKLEALYKENKDLRTQMNLPHSSSTDSIAS from the exons atgGAAAGTAATACAGTCGAGGCATTACAATCAGAATTGGATTTCTATAGA CAAAACCAATCAGTAGTAGAACAAGAGATAAGAAAGTTAATAACTGATAATCAAAAGCTTTCTCAACAAGTGGGATCTCTTCTGAAGGAAAAGTTAGAATGTACCCAGCAGTGTTTTGACAACGATCTGAGTAGAGAGGTGGAAGAATTAAAGAGACAAGTAGCATTATTGACAAAG gAAAGAGATTCATTGCACGTATTATGGCAGACATCTCAAAAGACCATAGAAGCATTGGATACAGAACTGAAGGCATACCAACATTATGATAACAGATTGGGAAAGCAG CTT AACTACAAAGATGAAAATCGCGACTTGGAATTGAAATTAGAAACAGCACTTGCTGACTATGTTGAATTGGAAtcaaaatacaagaaaataatttcgGAAAGAAATTTTCTTgaaactgaattaaaaaacaaagaaaaagaaatagccACTTATAAAGAGAAATGTAGTAACTTAGAAGTGTCGTTGgaaaatcaaagaaaaacGCTAGAtgagttgaaaataaattcaatagctgaaaggaaaaataatgaggatataaaaaatcaacttGCAACTTGCCAAAAAAATTGCATCGAACACGTGAAAAAGGAAACAGAAGCGAAAGCAAAg gtAGCAGAAGCTCTACAACTTTTCGATACTGTAAACGTTCAAAAGAATGAAGCAATGAGAAAAGTCTCGGTACTAACAG AGGAATTAACAAAGGTTAAACAATCATTGGCAGCGGTAAAGCGAGACGTGGAAATGGATTACAAGACCGAATTAGATGAAATCAAAGATAAGTACAATGAAAAAGTATCAGATATGTTGGGACACGTAAGAAATTTAGATATGGAGTTGGTCGAGAAAGGATTGTTACTAAATAAAGCTTTACG ggaaattaaaatactgCAAGCAGCAAACGAAAGCATCGTGGAACAGCAAAATGAAAATGCCAAAACAATCGATCCGAAGTTGGCGGTGGCAGAGCAAAAACTCGATGCTGTGTTCCAAGAATTG gTAACATCGGAACGGCGGAACATACAATTGGTTTGTGAAAAACAAGGATTAGCGATGGACATTCAAAGGATTCAGGACGCCTACGCAAGGGAAACTAAACGAAGGGATTGGGAAGAGAAATTGTTGAAGACACAATGTTCAGAGTTGAA GTTACAAGTGGAACACCTCCAAAAGTCTCTGAACGAAACGCATGAGAtggtaaataaattgcaaagcATGATGTCATCTCGAACGGAGCTTAGCGAAAA AATGGTATCAACAAAGGAAGAAGAGTTAACggagttaaataaacatttggagaatCAAATGGAACTGAACAAAAA gtgGAGAGAATCCTATGTGgatatgaatgaaaaattaaagaagaaGTTAGAGGCTTTGTATAAAGAGAATAAAGATTTACGCACCCAAATGAACTTGCCTCACAGTAGCTCCACAGATAGTATTGCtagttga